A portion of the Thalassotalea sp. LPB0316 genome contains these proteins:
- a CDS encoding OmpA family protein — translation MKNQKFVKSSAALIVAAAFTANVYAENTPNADDLVGHYYGGLHGGYLKADDDRKATPDINSTLDEAVGLGLELGYRFTPKWEGRIAYTNFSDVGTKSDAFDADNGSLTSFDMLYFPNAQSFYGKGGFDIIDLESEDLSVNLGAGYRHYFSERFAGYVEGSGHYQFDANMKDVSAKLGLIYFFGVESKKPAKSAAPVQEAAPVAAAAVAPKPEVKDSDNDGVVDSLDLCANTPMTDKVDAEGCTIFTEKTAKMELMVNFDNNKAVVKDEYLPEIERAAQFLKTYPHVNLVIEGHTSSQGAAAYNKKLSQKRADAVVAKLVNEFGIDPARLTAVGYGEERLLDTSDTSQAHQTNRRIQAVVETQVKEAVKR, via the coding sequence ATGAAAAATCAAAAGTTTGTTAAAAGTAGTGCTGCGCTTATTGTAGCAGCAGCTTTTACTGCCAATGTATATGCTGAAAACACACCAAATGCCGATGATCTAGTGGGTCATTATTACGGTGGTTTACACGGTGGTTATTTAAAAGCTGACGACGATCGAAAAGCAACTCCAGATATCAACTCAACCTTAGATGAAGCGGTTGGCTTGGGTTTGGAATTAGGTTATCGCTTTACGCCTAAATGGGAAGGTCGTATTGCTTATACAAATTTTAGTGATGTTGGCACTAAGTCAGATGCATTTGATGCCGACAACGGCTCATTAACGTCGTTTGACATGCTTTACTTTCCAAATGCACAAAGCTTTTACGGTAAAGGTGGTTTCGATATTATCGATTTAGAAAGCGAAGATTTATCAGTAAATTTAGGTGCTGGTTACCGTCATTACTTTAGCGAGCGCTTTGCCGGTTACGTTGAGGGCTCAGGTCATTACCAGTTTGACGCCAACATGAAGGATGTAAGTGCCAAGCTAGGTTTAATTTACTTCTTTGGTGTCGAGAGTAAAAAGCCTGCTAAATCAGCAGCGCCTGTGCAAGAAGCTGCGCCAGTAGCGGCAGCAGCGGTTGCACCAAAACCTGAAGTAAAAGACAGTGATAACGACGGTGTTGTTGACTCACTAGATTTATGTGCAAATACCCCAATGACAGATAAAGTTGACGCTGAAGGTTGTACTATTTTCACCGAGAAAACAGCGAAAATGGAATTAATGGTGAATTTTGATAACAACAAAGCGGTTGTTAAAGATGAGTATTTGCCAGAGATTGAACGCGCAGCACAGTTCTTAAAAACATACCCACATGTAAACCTAGTGATCGAAGGTCATACGTCTTCGCAAGGTGCTGCTGCATACAACAAAAAGTTATCGCAAAAGCGCGCTGACGCAGTAGTTGCTAAGTTAGTTAACGAGTTTGGCATTGATCCAGCGCGCTTAACTGCTGTCGGTTATGGTGAAGAGCGTTTACTTGATACAAGTGATACATCACAAGCACATCAAACCAATCGTCGTATTCAAGCGGTTGTTGAAACGCAAGTAAAAGAAGCGGTTAAACGCTAA
- a CDS encoding outer membrane beta-barrel protein, which yields MKAILKLITVMSSVSLILVATQGQAKQREQTTEASFIIGFNDSFTIDGQQGSSVDFDSDYSIGFNIIYNYSSQFAVEFDWLTGRQDYLSNLVDDEGEVVDTVDHTASITHAQLHGTYYFSPENFSFYLQGGAGFSYIDSNIISGPPINICWWDPWFGYICEGFSATYSKSEFSYSASVGARYNLDNTTFIRASYSQIWVDLDHAKTSDMSVYKFEIGRSF from the coding sequence ATGAAAGCTATCTTAAAACTTATCACTGTAATGAGTTCTGTCTCATTAATACTCGTTGCCACGCAAGGTCAGGCTAAACAGCGAGAGCAAACAACGGAAGCAAGTTTCATCATCGGCTTTAACGACAGCTTTACGATAGATGGTCAGCAAGGCTCGTCAGTTGATTTCGATAGCGATTACAGTATTGGCTTTAATATTATTTATAACTACAGTAGCCAATTTGCTGTTGAGTTTGATTGGTTAACGGGTCGGCAAGACTATCTGTCAAACTTAGTCGATGACGAAGGCGAGGTTGTCGATACCGTCGATCACACGGCGAGTATTACGCATGCCCAGCTTCATGGTACTTACTATTTTAGCCCGGAAAACTTTTCATTTTATCTGCAAGGTGGCGCAGGATTTAGCTACATTGATTCAAATATTATTTCTGGGCCGCCAATTAATATTTGTTGGTGGGATCCATGGTTTGGTTATATTTGTGAAGGATTTAGTGCTACCTATAGCAAAAGTGAGTTTAGCTATAGTGCAAGTGTTGGTGCTCGTTATAATCTCGACAATACAACCTTTATACGTGCGAGTTACAGTCAAATTTGGGTGGATTTAGACCACGCGAAAACGAGTGATATGTCAGTCTACAAGTTCGAGATTGGCCGTAGTTTTTAA